The following proteins come from a genomic window of Populus alba chromosome 12, ASM523922v2, whole genome shotgun sequence:
- the LOC118033598 gene encoding UPF0481 protein At3g47200-like, translating to MSTDDDPSTPLLDDQHADDSNGITVQEKIKITEALLPCSTTRQNGGRGSASTSIDTVQTTSCQEEICIYHVPEKIRRVNSHAYDPQVICIGPIHQEKEVEFMKKLKGAYFDQFLNRLPEEKRAVLQQGLESTIKDCVDEIRKCYADDFSLDEKPFLKMIKCDAVFILELFLKTGEYERDGNKSQDGNKYDYIIGNPWRENAVQLDLILLENQLPFFILDKLYKIATIHIKPAGCCCFLELACQYFKKYGKKETNPHKILHFTDLVRFFLSSGHPCADSSTQNTCCKRATRLEEAGMKFKPMEDACLLDIKAWSGGQEREGIKEGELHIPILEIDEYTECLLRNLMALEQCHFPNEAYICQYANFLDSLVDNDKDADLLIESKVIINRLGESAAVAKLINNLCRNIIVITNEVPSCYNSLAKELNDYSDIWYNQIKAYLRRHFFRNVVAGTATVVGLIVLIIKIVKFSRSF from the exons ATGAGTACTGACGATGATCCATCAACTCCTCTTCTTGATGATCAACATGCTGACGACTCAAATGGCATTACCGTGCAGgaaaagatcaaaataacaGAGGCATTATTACCGTGCAG TACAACTAGACAGAACGGTGGCCGTGGTTCAGCAAGCACTTCCATTGATACCGTGCAAACTACCAGCTGTCAGGAAGAGATATGTATCTACCATGTTCCGGAAAAAATTAGGCGAGTAAATAGTCATGCCTATGACCCTCAGGTAATCTGTATAGGCCCAATTCACCAAGAGAAAGAGGttgaatttatgaaaaaactGAAGGGAGCGTATTTCGACCAATTCCTTAACAGACTCCCTGAGGAAAAAAGGGCAGTTTTACAGCAGGGACTTGAGAGCACCATTAAAGATTGTGTAGATGAAATCCGCAAATGCTATGCTGATGATTTTTCATTAGATGAAAAACCATTTTTGAAGATGATTAAATGTGATGCTGTATTCATCCTCGAGCTCTTCTTGAAGACCGGAGAATATGAGAGAGATGGAAACAAATCTCAAGACGGAAATAAGTACGATTATATAATAGGTAATCCCTGGCGGGAAAATGCTGTTCAACTGGACCTGATATTGCTCGAAAACCAGCTGCCGTTCTTCATTcttgataaattatataaaattgccACCATACACATTAAACCGGCCGGTTGCTGTTGTTTCCTGGAACTTGCTTGCCAGTACTTTAAGAAGTACGGGAAGAAAGAAACCAATCCTCATAAAATATTACATTTCACTGATTTGGTAAGGTTTTTTCTGTCATCCGGACACCCATGTGCAGATTCTAGTACGCAAAATACCTGTTGTAAAAGAGCAACTAGGCTGGAAGAAGCAGGAATGAAGTTCAAGCCAATGGAAGATGCATGCTTACTTGACATAAAAGCATGGAGTGGAGGCCAGGAAAGAGAAGGTATCAAGGAAGGTGAGTTGCATATTCCAATCCTTGAGATTGACGAATATACTGAATGTCTCTTACGAAACCTTATGGCGCTGGAGCAATGTCATTTTCCTAATGAAGCGTACATCTGCCAGTATGCTAACTTCTTGGATTCGCTTGTGGATAATGATAAAGATGCAGACTTGCTCATTGAAAGTAAAGTTATTATTAATAGGCTCGGAGAAAGTGCTGCTGTGGCTAAGCTGATTAACAACCTTTGCCGAAATATCATAGTTATTACTAATGAAGTTCCTTCATGTTATAACAGTCTCGCCAAAGAGTTAAATGATTACTCTGATATCTGGTATAACCAGATTAAGGCCTACCTCAGAAGACATTTTTTCAGGAATGTTGTCGCAGGCACTGCAACTGTTGTAGGATTGATCGTCCTGATTATAAAAATCGTCAAGTTTAGTCGATCCTTTTAG